One genomic window of Camelina sativa cultivar DH55 chromosome 5, Cs, whole genome shotgun sequence includes the following:
- the LOC104787733 gene encoding uncharacterized protein LOC104787733 produces MSSSLLLRLSSKTFLPKLALRCHTLRMFSSSTTTNPYLMYCVTFCGETPESGAMTELRMFDPAKEEYFTVRDKQLPKELVESNLVGSSHGWGVFLGPRNEILISDYCNPSSSKSNPKMIHLPLRRYEDSCQSDLVSGVAMSSFPEEEDFVGAVKFIGRRVSIYTPGQQCKGNHLFSSTAIFDYFEQANLMYSKRDQRFYMPSSGGHHLWSWSGIKSTEPQFHDLRFHNLPQFSLSELKLLRSCYRTQQLVESPSGQRFLVKWYVQALGKYIQSLAHRSVKFSFGGTKQFMVFREEEDMNMCYTEDIGDLCIFLGNNEPFCVKASSFPGLIPNSIYFCGDNYGEGYGVYDIATRTTRSFDPKSFSAFSDLPNGQGFVIPRWVPHWIPPFPL; encoded by the exons ATGTCGTCGTCTCTGCTTCTCCGTCTCTCTTCCAAGACCTTTCTCCCCAAACTTGCTTTG AGATGCCACACCCTTCGGAtgttctcctcctccaccaccaccaacccGTACTTGATGTATTGTGTCACCTTTTGTGGTGAAACCCCAGAGTCTGGCGCAATGACAGAGCTCCGAATGTTTGACCCGGCCAAAGAAGAGTATTTTACCGTCCGTGATAAGCAACTTCCCAAAGAGTTAGTTGAGTCGAATCTGGTGGGAAGTTCCCATGGTTGGGGAGTTTTTCTTGGCCCCCGTAATGAAATACTAATTAGCGACTACTGCAATCCTTCGAGCTCTAAATCAAACCCCAAGATGATCCATCTGCCTCTTCGGCGTTATGAAGACTCTTGTCAAAGTGATTTGGTAAGTGGCGTGGCAATGTCCTCTTttcctgaagaagaagacttcgtTGGGGCTGTCAAGTTCATAGGACGTCGGGTGAGTATTTATACGCCGGGTCAACAGTGTAAGGGGAATCACCTCTTTTCGTCTActgcaatatttgattattttgaacAAGCCAACTTGATGTATTCAAAGAGAGATCAAAGGTTCTACATGCCAAGTTCGGGAGGCCACCACTTATGGTCTTGGAGTGGTATAAAGTCCACCGAGCCTCAGTTCCATGACTTACGCTTTCACAACCTTCCTCAGTTTTCACTTTCCGAGTTGAAGCTTTTGAGATCTTGTTACAGAACACAACAACTTGTGGAGTCTCCCTCAGGACAACGTTTCCTAGTCAAATG GTACGTTCAAGCCCTTGGGAAGTATATTCAAAGCCTTGCGCATAGGTCGGTAAAATTCAGTTTTGGGGGCACAAAGCAGTTCATGGTGTTTAGAGAGGAGGAAGATATGAACATGTGTTACACAGAAGATATTGGTGATCTCTGCATATTCCTCGGCAACAACGAGCCTTTTTGTGTCAAGGCCAGCTCGTTCCCGGGCCTTATCCCTAATTCCATCTATTTCTGCGGTGACAATTATGGCGAAGGCTATGGCGTTTACGATATCGCCACTAGAACCACACGTTCCTTCGATCCCAAGTCTTTTTCAGCTTTCTCTGATTTACCTAATGGCCAAGGATTCGTGATTCCTCGTTGGGTTCCTCACTGGATTCCTCCATTTCCTCTCTAG
- the LOC104787731 gene encoding uncharacterized protein LOC104787731: MSSSLLLSLSSKTSLPKLALRCHTLRMFSSSSSSSTNPLLMYSVIHYGKSVDDIDVKTAIHYFDPVKEDEVIVRDKAFPMELRKTSLVGMSHGWGVFNVETGDFRHKAVYVSDYYHPCGSKSNPKIIPLHPMGKPNITQFRLITNAAMSCSPDQNKEFVLAANCLGLEIHFFSSGGGKTDNYSGLGFRTESHYFDQSKVMYSKRDNKFYTPSVGGHFLGFWDSCFEDLTSSEMHELRFCNLPEVTQSEWELLDSCSPPTAHLVESPSGQRFLIMWYAQDYKPGKKMTFLCRGTKRFMVFREEEGMNMCYTEDIGDLCIFLGRSEPFCLKASSFPGLNPNSIYFAGDGFGVYDITTRKPRSFRPKSPSAFSTTPLFPYWIPPMCL, from the exons ATGTCGTCGTCTCTGCTTCTCAGCCTCTCTTCCAAGACCTCTCTCCCCAAACTTGCTCTG AGATGCCACACCCTTCGGAtgttctcctcctcctcctcctcctccaccaacCCGTTATTGATGTATAGTGTCATACATTATGGAAAGTCTGTGGATGATATTGATGTAAAAACCGCTATACACTATTTTGACCCGGTCAAGGAAGATGAAGTTATTGTCCGAGACAAGGCCTTTCCCATGGAGTTGCGTAAGACGAGTCTGGTTGGAATGTCCCATGGATGGGGAGTTTTCAACGTGGAGACTGGTGATTTTAGACATAAAGCTGTTTACGTTAGCGACTACTACCATCCTTGTGGCTCCAAATCAAATCCCAAAATCATCCCTTTGCATCCCATGGGTAAACCTAATATTACCCAATTCCGCCTCATCACTAACGCTGCAATGAGTTGTTCACCTGATCAAAATAAAGAGTTTGTACTAGCTGCCAATTGTTTAGGACTTGAGATCCATTTCTTTAGCTCTGGTGGCGGCAAAACCGACAACTACTCGGGGTTAGGTTTTAGAACCGAATCCCACTATTTTGATCAATCAAAGGTCATGTATTCAAAGAGAGATAATAAGTTCTACACTCCTAGTGTTGGGGGCCACTTCTTGGGTTTCTGGGATTCTTGCTTCGAGGATTTGACTAGCTCCGAGATGCATGAGTTGCGGTTTTGCAACCTTCCTGAGGTGACCCAGTCGGAGTGGGAGCTCTTGGACTCATGTTCCCCGCCGACTGCACACCTTGTTGAGTCTCCCTCAGGACAGCGTTTCCTAATCATGTGGTACGCTCAGGACTACAAACCGGGCAAGAAGATGACATTCTTGTGTCGCGGAACAAAGCGTTTCATGGTTTTTAGAGAGGAGGAAGGTATGAACATGTGTTACACAGAGGACATTGGAGATCTCTGCATATTCCTCGGCAGAAGTGAGCCCTTCTGTCTCAAGGCAAGCTCATTCCCTGGCCTAAACCCTAACTCCATCTATTTTGCTGGCGACGGCTTTG GTGTGTACGATATCACCACTAGAAAACCTCGTTCCTTCCGTCCCAAGTCTCCCTCAGCCTTCTCCACAACACCACTCTTCCCTTACTGGATCCCTCCAATGTGTCtctaa
- the LOC104787734 gene encoding calmodulin-binding transcription activator 4-like isoform X2 yields the protein MQSEYDISTLYQEAQTRWLKPPEVQFILQNHERLTLTDVAPQRPTSGSLFLFNRRVLKFFRKDGHQWRKKRDGRAIAEAHERLKVGNAEALTCYYAHGEHDPTFRRRIYWMLDPEYEHIVLVHYRDVSDREEGYQTSGQVYQFAPVPATQNASYNHYIGDSTDINQHSSTSPGTAEVISDLEGSASSSELGQALKKLKEQLSIGDDHVDSLVQPYIQPESLDSLQFLECSNDIDHFAQPPTTVYQRPENNRLERCYGGNFGAQYHAKNDSNRLERCYGGYVGAQYHSSNLMLVKNDSGGTGGSGDQGSESWKEVLEACALNSEESTPSSAKGLLAGLQEDSNWSYSNQVDQSTLLFPQDLGSFKVPASYSALVAPETNGEYSRMMDDGELGLPLEQEIRLTGAYNQKFTIQDISPEWGYANETTKVIIIGSFPCSPAEPMWCCMFGSAEVPCEIIKEGVIRCEAPPACGPGKVNLCITSGDGLSCSEIREFEYRGKPDTCCLKCSRPQSSDMSTSPDELIILARFVQTLLSDRSSEGESNSELGNDKLLKKLKADDDQWTHVIAEVLNGSSSSTKTVDWLLQELFKDKLDVWLSSRFQDRGFLSKKEQGIIHMIAGLGFEWALYPILDHGVSVDFRDINGWSALHWAARFGSEKMVAALIASGASAGAVTDPTQQDPNGKTAASIASSYGHKGIAGYLSEVALTNHLSSLTLEETEISKDSAQVQAEITVNSISEPGPSGSEDQLSMEKTLAAVRNAAQAATRIQAAFRAHSFRKRKQREAAMAACLQEYGIYCEDIEGIAAMSKRTFGKVKNYHSAALSIQKKYRGYKGRKEFLELRQKVVKIQAHVRGYQTRKHYRVICWAVGVLDKVVLRWRRKGVGLRGFRPDVETTEDSEDEDILKVFRKQKVDGAVNEAFSRVLSMANSPEARQQYHRVLKRYCQTKAELGKTETLLGDDDDGLFDIADMEFDSLFTLP from the exons ATGCAATCCG AATATGATATTAGTACTCTGTACCAAGAAGCTCAGACTCGTTGGTTGAAACCTCCAGAGGTTCAATTCATATTGCAGAATCATGAAAGATTGACGCTTACAGATGTGGCTCCTCAAAGGCCTACGA GTGggtctttgtttcttttcaataGAAGGGTTCTTAAATTCTTCCGTAAAGATGGTCATCAATGGCGGAAAAAAAGGGATGGTAGAGCTATTGCTGAAGCACACGAACGTCTTAAG GTGGGTAATGCTGAGGCCTTGACTTGTTATTATGCGCATGGAGAGCATGATCCCACTTTCCGGAGACGTATCTACTGGATGTTAGATCC GGAATACGAGCATATTGTCCTTGTTCATTACAGGGATGTAAGCGACAGAGAAGAG GGATATCAAACTAGTGGACAAGTTTATCAGTTTGCACCAGTTCCTGCAACTCAGAATGCGAGCTATAATCACTACATTGGTGATTCTACTGACATAAATCAGCATTCATCTACTTCACCTGGCACTGCAGAGGTTATCTCTGACTTGGAAGGCAGTGCAAGTTCTTCTGAGTTAGGTCAGGCTTTAAAGAAGCTTAAAGAACAACTGAGTATCGGAGATGACCACGTTGATTCTTTAGTTCAACCCTACATTCAGCCGGAAAGTCTCGACAGTCTCCAGTTTTTAGAGTGTAGTAATGATATAGATCACTTTGCTCAACCACCAACAACTGTATATCAGAGACCAGAGAATAACAGACTAGAGAGATGTTATGGAGGCAATTTTGGAGCTCAATACCATGCCAAGAATGATTCTAACAGACTAGAGAGATGCTATGGAGGGTATGTTGGAGCCCAATACCATTCTAGCAATCTCATGCTCGTAAAGAATGATTCAG GTGGTACAGGAGGGAGTGGAGATCAAGGGTCTGAATCTTGGAAAGAGGTGTTGGAGGCATGTGCTCTTAACTCTGAG GAAAGCACACCAAGTTCTGCAAAAGGATTGCTAGCTGGATTGCAGGAAGATTCCAACTGGAGTTACAGCAATCAGGTTGACCAAT CTACATTGTTGTTTCCTCAAGATCTTGGTTCTTTCAAAGTTCCTGCTTCTTATTCTGCACTGGTAGCTCCAGAGACTAATGGTGAGTACAGTAGAATGATGGATGATGGGGAACTCGGGCTGCCTTTAGAGCAAGAAATAAGACTGACAGGTGCATATAACCAAAAGTTTACTATTCAGGACATATCACCAGAGTGGGGTTACGCTAATGAAACAACAAAG GTGATAATCATTGGATCATTTCCCTGTAGTCCAGCAGAACCTATGTGGTGTTGCATGTTTGGGAGTGCTGAAGTTCCTTGTGAGATCATTAAAGAAGGTGTTATTCGGTGTGAAGCCCCTCCTGCATGTGGTCCTGGAAAAGTAAATTTATGCATTACCTCTGGAGATGGACTCTCATGTAGTGAGATAAGGGAATTTGAGTATCGCGGTAAGCCCGACACATGTTGCCTTAAGTGCAGTAGGCCACAGAGCTCTGACATGTCCACAAGTCCAGATGAGCTTATAATACTTGCAAGGTTTGTGCAAACACTTCTATCAGACCGATCATCAGAAGGAGAGAGTAACTCAGAGTTGGGAAATGATAAGCTGTTGAAGAAACTGAAAGCTGATGATGATCAATGGACACATGTCATAGCAGAGGTCCTAAATGGCAgttcatcatcaacaaaaacagtTGATTGGCTTCTACAGGAACTGTTTAAAGACAAGCTGGATGTGTGGCTGTCTTCAAGATTCCAAGATAGAGGTTTCTTGTCAAAGAAAGAACAAGGCATTATCCATATGATAGCAGGCCTTGGCTTCGAGTGGGCACTCTATCCAATCCTTGATCATGGTGTCAGTGTTGATTTTCGTGATATTAACGGATGGAGCGCTCTTCATTGGGCTGCGCGATTTGGGAG TGAAAAAATGGTGGCTGCCCTTATAGCTTCAGGGGCATCGGCTGGAGCAGTGACTGATCCCACTCAACAAGATCCGAATGGCAAAACTGCGGCTTCAATAGCTTCCTCTTATGGCCACAAGGGTATTGCAGGTTATCTATCAGAGGTGGCATTAACAAACCATCTCTCATCACTCACACTTGAAGAAACCGAGATTTCTAAAGATTCTGCTCAAGTGCAAGCAGAGATAACTGTGAATTCAATCTCAGAACCAGGTCCTTCTGGTAGTGAGGATCAACTCTCAATGGAGAAAACGCTGGCTGCAGTACGAAATGCAGCTCAAGCAGCTACAAGAATTCAGGCAGCTTTTCGCGCACATTCATTCAGAAAGCGAAAGCAGAGAGAAGCAGCTATGGCTGCTTGCTTACAAGAGTACGGAATCTATTGTGAAGATATTGAAGGGATCGCAGCCATGTCAAAGCGTACTTTTGGAAAGGTCAAGAACTACCATTCAGCAGCTCTATCTATTCAGAAAAAGTATCGTGGCTATAAAGGTCGAAAAGAGTTTCTGGAGCTTCGGCAGAAAGTTGTAAAGATTCAG GCTCATGTGCGAGGTTACCAAACAAGGAAGCATTACAGAGTTATCTGCTGGGCAGTAGGAGTATTAGATAAGGTTGTACtcagatggagaagaaaaggagttgGGCTAAGAGGGTTCAGGCCAGACGTAGAAACTACAGAGGACAGCGAAGATGAAGACATTCTCAAGGTGTTCCGTAAGCAGAAAGTAGATGGAGCAGTGAACGAGGCTTTCTCTCGTGTTCTATCGATGGCCAATTCTCCAGAGGCTCGCCAGCAATACCACCGTGTGCTCAAGAGATATTGTCAGACAAAG GCTGAGCTTGGAAAAACAGAGACATTacttggagatgatgatgatgggttgTTTGACATAGCTGATATGGAATTTGACTCTTTGTTTACACTGCCTTGA
- the LOC104787734 gene encoding calmodulin-binding transcription activator 4-like isoform X1: MQSEYDISTLYQEAQTRWLKPPEVQFILQNHERLTLTDVAPQRPTSGSLFLFNRRVLKFFRKDGHQWRKKRDGRAIAEAHERLKVGNAEALTCYYAHGEHDPTFRRRIYWMLDPEYEHIVLVHYRDVSDREEGYQTSGQVYQFAPVPATQNASYNHYIGDSTDINQHSSTSPGTAEVISDLEGSASSSELGQALKKLKEQLSIGDDHVDSLVQPYIQPESLDSLQFLECSNDIDHFAQPPTTVYQRPENNRLERCYGGNFGAQYHAKNDSNRLERCYGGYVGAQYHSSNLMLVKNDSGGTGGSGDQGSESWKEVLEACALNSEQESTPSSAKGLLAGLQEDSNWSYSNQVDQSTLLFPQDLGSFKVPASYSALVAPETNGEYSRMMDDGELGLPLEQEIRLTGAYNQKFTIQDISPEWGYANETTKVIIIGSFPCSPAEPMWCCMFGSAEVPCEIIKEGVIRCEAPPACGPGKVNLCITSGDGLSCSEIREFEYRGKPDTCCLKCSRPQSSDMSTSPDELIILARFVQTLLSDRSSEGESNSELGNDKLLKKLKADDDQWTHVIAEVLNGSSSSTKTVDWLLQELFKDKLDVWLSSRFQDRGFLSKKEQGIIHMIAGLGFEWALYPILDHGVSVDFRDINGWSALHWAARFGSEKMVAALIASGASAGAVTDPTQQDPNGKTAASIASSYGHKGIAGYLSEVALTNHLSSLTLEETEISKDSAQVQAEITVNSISEPGPSGSEDQLSMEKTLAAVRNAAQAATRIQAAFRAHSFRKRKQREAAMAACLQEYGIYCEDIEGIAAMSKRTFGKVKNYHSAALSIQKKYRGYKGRKEFLELRQKVVKIQAHVRGYQTRKHYRVICWAVGVLDKVVLRWRRKGVGLRGFRPDVETTEDSEDEDILKVFRKQKVDGAVNEAFSRVLSMANSPEARQQYHRVLKRYCQTKAELGKTETLLGDDDDGLFDIADMEFDSLFTLP, translated from the exons ATGCAATCCG AATATGATATTAGTACTCTGTACCAAGAAGCTCAGACTCGTTGGTTGAAACCTCCAGAGGTTCAATTCATATTGCAGAATCATGAAAGATTGACGCTTACAGATGTGGCTCCTCAAAGGCCTACGA GTGggtctttgtttcttttcaataGAAGGGTTCTTAAATTCTTCCGTAAAGATGGTCATCAATGGCGGAAAAAAAGGGATGGTAGAGCTATTGCTGAAGCACACGAACGTCTTAAG GTGGGTAATGCTGAGGCCTTGACTTGTTATTATGCGCATGGAGAGCATGATCCCACTTTCCGGAGACGTATCTACTGGATGTTAGATCC GGAATACGAGCATATTGTCCTTGTTCATTACAGGGATGTAAGCGACAGAGAAGAG GGATATCAAACTAGTGGACAAGTTTATCAGTTTGCACCAGTTCCTGCAACTCAGAATGCGAGCTATAATCACTACATTGGTGATTCTACTGACATAAATCAGCATTCATCTACTTCACCTGGCACTGCAGAGGTTATCTCTGACTTGGAAGGCAGTGCAAGTTCTTCTGAGTTAGGTCAGGCTTTAAAGAAGCTTAAAGAACAACTGAGTATCGGAGATGACCACGTTGATTCTTTAGTTCAACCCTACATTCAGCCGGAAAGTCTCGACAGTCTCCAGTTTTTAGAGTGTAGTAATGATATAGATCACTTTGCTCAACCACCAACAACTGTATATCAGAGACCAGAGAATAACAGACTAGAGAGATGTTATGGAGGCAATTTTGGAGCTCAATACCATGCCAAGAATGATTCTAACAGACTAGAGAGATGCTATGGAGGGTATGTTGGAGCCCAATACCATTCTAGCAATCTCATGCTCGTAAAGAATGATTCAG GTGGTACAGGAGGGAGTGGAGATCAAGGGTCTGAATCTTGGAAAGAGGTGTTGGAGGCATGTGCTCTTAACTCTGAG CAGGAAAGCACACCAAGTTCTGCAAAAGGATTGCTAGCTGGATTGCAGGAAGATTCCAACTGGAGTTACAGCAATCAGGTTGACCAAT CTACATTGTTGTTTCCTCAAGATCTTGGTTCTTTCAAAGTTCCTGCTTCTTATTCTGCACTGGTAGCTCCAGAGACTAATGGTGAGTACAGTAGAATGATGGATGATGGGGAACTCGGGCTGCCTTTAGAGCAAGAAATAAGACTGACAGGTGCATATAACCAAAAGTTTACTATTCAGGACATATCACCAGAGTGGGGTTACGCTAATGAAACAACAAAG GTGATAATCATTGGATCATTTCCCTGTAGTCCAGCAGAACCTATGTGGTGTTGCATGTTTGGGAGTGCTGAAGTTCCTTGTGAGATCATTAAAGAAGGTGTTATTCGGTGTGAAGCCCCTCCTGCATGTGGTCCTGGAAAAGTAAATTTATGCATTACCTCTGGAGATGGACTCTCATGTAGTGAGATAAGGGAATTTGAGTATCGCGGTAAGCCCGACACATGTTGCCTTAAGTGCAGTAGGCCACAGAGCTCTGACATGTCCACAAGTCCAGATGAGCTTATAATACTTGCAAGGTTTGTGCAAACACTTCTATCAGACCGATCATCAGAAGGAGAGAGTAACTCAGAGTTGGGAAATGATAAGCTGTTGAAGAAACTGAAAGCTGATGATGATCAATGGACACATGTCATAGCAGAGGTCCTAAATGGCAgttcatcatcaacaaaaacagtTGATTGGCTTCTACAGGAACTGTTTAAAGACAAGCTGGATGTGTGGCTGTCTTCAAGATTCCAAGATAGAGGTTTCTTGTCAAAGAAAGAACAAGGCATTATCCATATGATAGCAGGCCTTGGCTTCGAGTGGGCACTCTATCCAATCCTTGATCATGGTGTCAGTGTTGATTTTCGTGATATTAACGGATGGAGCGCTCTTCATTGGGCTGCGCGATTTGGGAG TGAAAAAATGGTGGCTGCCCTTATAGCTTCAGGGGCATCGGCTGGAGCAGTGACTGATCCCACTCAACAAGATCCGAATGGCAAAACTGCGGCTTCAATAGCTTCCTCTTATGGCCACAAGGGTATTGCAGGTTATCTATCAGAGGTGGCATTAACAAACCATCTCTCATCACTCACACTTGAAGAAACCGAGATTTCTAAAGATTCTGCTCAAGTGCAAGCAGAGATAACTGTGAATTCAATCTCAGAACCAGGTCCTTCTGGTAGTGAGGATCAACTCTCAATGGAGAAAACGCTGGCTGCAGTACGAAATGCAGCTCAAGCAGCTACAAGAATTCAGGCAGCTTTTCGCGCACATTCATTCAGAAAGCGAAAGCAGAGAGAAGCAGCTATGGCTGCTTGCTTACAAGAGTACGGAATCTATTGTGAAGATATTGAAGGGATCGCAGCCATGTCAAAGCGTACTTTTGGAAAGGTCAAGAACTACCATTCAGCAGCTCTATCTATTCAGAAAAAGTATCGTGGCTATAAAGGTCGAAAAGAGTTTCTGGAGCTTCGGCAGAAAGTTGTAAAGATTCAG GCTCATGTGCGAGGTTACCAAACAAGGAAGCATTACAGAGTTATCTGCTGGGCAGTAGGAGTATTAGATAAGGTTGTACtcagatggagaagaaaaggagttgGGCTAAGAGGGTTCAGGCCAGACGTAGAAACTACAGAGGACAGCGAAGATGAAGACATTCTCAAGGTGTTCCGTAAGCAGAAAGTAGATGGAGCAGTGAACGAGGCTTTCTCTCGTGTTCTATCGATGGCCAATTCTCCAGAGGCTCGCCAGCAATACCACCGTGTGCTCAAGAGATATTGTCAGACAAAG GCTGAGCTTGGAAAAACAGAGACATTacttggagatgatgatgatgggttgTTTGACATAGCTGATATGGAATTTGACTCTTTGTTTACACTGCCTTGA
- the LOC104787734 gene encoding calmodulin-binding transcription activator 4-like isoform X3, giving the protein MLDPEYEHIVLVHYRDVSDREEGYQTSGQVYQFAPVPATQNASYNHYIGDSTDINQHSSTSPGTAEVISDLEGSASSSELGQALKKLKEQLSIGDDHVDSLVQPYIQPESLDSLQFLECSNDIDHFAQPPTTVYQRPENNRLERCYGGNFGAQYHAKNDSNRLERCYGGYVGAQYHSSNLMLVKNDSGGTGGSGDQGSESWKEVLEACALNSEQESTPSSAKGLLAGLQEDSNWSYSNQVDQSTLLFPQDLGSFKVPASYSALVAPETNGEYSRMMDDGELGLPLEQEIRLTGAYNQKFTIQDISPEWGYANETTKVIIIGSFPCSPAEPMWCCMFGSAEVPCEIIKEGVIRCEAPPACGPGKVNLCITSGDGLSCSEIREFEYRGKPDTCCLKCSRPQSSDMSTSPDELIILARFVQTLLSDRSSEGESNSELGNDKLLKKLKADDDQWTHVIAEVLNGSSSSTKTVDWLLQELFKDKLDVWLSSRFQDRGFLSKKEQGIIHMIAGLGFEWALYPILDHGVSVDFRDINGWSALHWAARFGSEKMVAALIASGASAGAVTDPTQQDPNGKTAASIASSYGHKGIAGYLSEVALTNHLSSLTLEETEISKDSAQVQAEITVNSISEPGPSGSEDQLSMEKTLAAVRNAAQAATRIQAAFRAHSFRKRKQREAAMAACLQEYGIYCEDIEGIAAMSKRTFGKVKNYHSAALSIQKKYRGYKGRKEFLELRQKVVKIQAHVRGYQTRKHYRVICWAVGVLDKVVLRWRRKGVGLRGFRPDVETTEDSEDEDILKVFRKQKVDGAVNEAFSRVLSMANSPEARQQYHRVLKRYCQTKAELGKTETLLGDDDDGLFDIADMEFDSLFTLP; this is encoded by the exons ATGTTAGATCC GGAATACGAGCATATTGTCCTTGTTCATTACAGGGATGTAAGCGACAGAGAAGAG GGATATCAAACTAGTGGACAAGTTTATCAGTTTGCACCAGTTCCTGCAACTCAGAATGCGAGCTATAATCACTACATTGGTGATTCTACTGACATAAATCAGCATTCATCTACTTCACCTGGCACTGCAGAGGTTATCTCTGACTTGGAAGGCAGTGCAAGTTCTTCTGAGTTAGGTCAGGCTTTAAAGAAGCTTAAAGAACAACTGAGTATCGGAGATGACCACGTTGATTCTTTAGTTCAACCCTACATTCAGCCGGAAAGTCTCGACAGTCTCCAGTTTTTAGAGTGTAGTAATGATATAGATCACTTTGCTCAACCACCAACAACTGTATATCAGAGACCAGAGAATAACAGACTAGAGAGATGTTATGGAGGCAATTTTGGAGCTCAATACCATGCCAAGAATGATTCTAACAGACTAGAGAGATGCTATGGAGGGTATGTTGGAGCCCAATACCATTCTAGCAATCTCATGCTCGTAAAGAATGATTCAG GTGGTACAGGAGGGAGTGGAGATCAAGGGTCTGAATCTTGGAAAGAGGTGTTGGAGGCATGTGCTCTTAACTCTGAG CAGGAAAGCACACCAAGTTCTGCAAAAGGATTGCTAGCTGGATTGCAGGAAGATTCCAACTGGAGTTACAGCAATCAGGTTGACCAAT CTACATTGTTGTTTCCTCAAGATCTTGGTTCTTTCAAAGTTCCTGCTTCTTATTCTGCACTGGTAGCTCCAGAGACTAATGGTGAGTACAGTAGAATGATGGATGATGGGGAACTCGGGCTGCCTTTAGAGCAAGAAATAAGACTGACAGGTGCATATAACCAAAAGTTTACTATTCAGGACATATCACCAGAGTGGGGTTACGCTAATGAAACAACAAAG GTGATAATCATTGGATCATTTCCCTGTAGTCCAGCAGAACCTATGTGGTGTTGCATGTTTGGGAGTGCTGAAGTTCCTTGTGAGATCATTAAAGAAGGTGTTATTCGGTGTGAAGCCCCTCCTGCATGTGGTCCTGGAAAAGTAAATTTATGCATTACCTCTGGAGATGGACTCTCATGTAGTGAGATAAGGGAATTTGAGTATCGCGGTAAGCCCGACACATGTTGCCTTAAGTGCAGTAGGCCACAGAGCTCTGACATGTCCACAAGTCCAGATGAGCTTATAATACTTGCAAGGTTTGTGCAAACACTTCTATCAGACCGATCATCAGAAGGAGAGAGTAACTCAGAGTTGGGAAATGATAAGCTGTTGAAGAAACTGAAAGCTGATGATGATCAATGGACACATGTCATAGCAGAGGTCCTAAATGGCAgttcatcatcaacaaaaacagtTGATTGGCTTCTACAGGAACTGTTTAAAGACAAGCTGGATGTGTGGCTGTCTTCAAGATTCCAAGATAGAGGTTTCTTGTCAAAGAAAGAACAAGGCATTATCCATATGATAGCAGGCCTTGGCTTCGAGTGGGCACTCTATCCAATCCTTGATCATGGTGTCAGTGTTGATTTTCGTGATATTAACGGATGGAGCGCTCTTCATTGGGCTGCGCGATTTGGGAG TGAAAAAATGGTGGCTGCCCTTATAGCTTCAGGGGCATCGGCTGGAGCAGTGACTGATCCCACTCAACAAGATCCGAATGGCAAAACTGCGGCTTCAATAGCTTCCTCTTATGGCCACAAGGGTATTGCAGGTTATCTATCAGAGGTGGCATTAACAAACCATCTCTCATCACTCACACTTGAAGAAACCGAGATTTCTAAAGATTCTGCTCAAGTGCAAGCAGAGATAACTGTGAATTCAATCTCAGAACCAGGTCCTTCTGGTAGTGAGGATCAACTCTCAATGGAGAAAACGCTGGCTGCAGTACGAAATGCAGCTCAAGCAGCTACAAGAATTCAGGCAGCTTTTCGCGCACATTCATTCAGAAAGCGAAAGCAGAGAGAAGCAGCTATGGCTGCTTGCTTACAAGAGTACGGAATCTATTGTGAAGATATTGAAGGGATCGCAGCCATGTCAAAGCGTACTTTTGGAAAGGTCAAGAACTACCATTCAGCAGCTCTATCTATTCAGAAAAAGTATCGTGGCTATAAAGGTCGAAAAGAGTTTCTGGAGCTTCGGCAGAAAGTTGTAAAGATTCAG GCTCATGTGCGAGGTTACCAAACAAGGAAGCATTACAGAGTTATCTGCTGGGCAGTAGGAGTATTAGATAAGGTTGTACtcagatggagaagaaaaggagttgGGCTAAGAGGGTTCAGGCCAGACGTAGAAACTACAGAGGACAGCGAAGATGAAGACATTCTCAAGGTGTTCCGTAAGCAGAAAGTAGATGGAGCAGTGAACGAGGCTTTCTCTCGTGTTCTATCGATGGCCAATTCTCCAGAGGCTCGCCAGCAATACCACCGTGTGCTCAAGAGATATTGTCAGACAAAG GCTGAGCTTGGAAAAACAGAGACATTacttggagatgatgatgatgggttgTTTGACATAGCTGATATGGAATTTGACTCTTTGTTTACACTGCCTTGA